The following proteins come from a genomic window of Anopheles ziemanni chromosome 3, idAnoZiCoDA_A2_x.2, whole genome shotgun sequence:
- the LOC131288958 gene encoding ubiquitin-conjugating enzyme E2 G1: MSEPQSSLLLKKQLAELSKNPVEGFSAGLIDDNDIFRWEVLIIGPPDTLYEGGFFKAHLHFPKEYPLRPPRMKFVTEIWHPNIDRNGDVCISILHEPGDDKWGYEKASERWLPVHTVETILISVISMLADPNDESPANVDAAKEWREAYPEFKRKVARCVRKSQEDC, translated from the exons AGCTAAGCAAAAATCCTGTGGAAGGATTTTCGGCCGGTTTAATCGATGATAATGATATCTTTCGATGGGAAGTGCTGATCATTGGTCCACCAGATACTTTATA CGAGGGCGGATTCTTCAAGGCTCATCTGCACTTCCCGAAGGAGTATCCGCTGAGACCACCGCGCATGAAGTTTGTGACAGAGATCTGGCACCCGAACATCGACCGCAATGGAGACGTTTGCATCAGCATCCTGCACGAGCCGGGCGATGACAAGTGGGGTTACGAGAAGGCGTCGGAGCGCTGGCTACCGGTCCACACGGTCGAAACGATCCTGATATCGGTCATATCGATGCTTGCCGATCCGAATGACGAATCGCCGGCCAACGTCGACGCGGCGAAGGAGTGGCGGGAGGCGTATCCGGAATTCAAACGGAAGGTAGCGCGATGTGTTCGAAAGAGTCAGGAAGATTGTTAG